TCGCCTTCGATCACGTCGCTGGCGCAAATGGCGGCCGCCCTGGAGTTGAAGCTCTATGACGTATTCGCCTCATGCGATGGTGACGAGCCGGTTATTGTGAGGAAGGACGAACGGAGAAGGTTCTCGCAAATGGATGGCAGGCAGGATATAGAATTCCTTACGAATGGTGCATACGCGAAGAAGATGCAGCCTCTTTTGATCTCCTTGAACAACGGACTGAATGACAACACATGCACCGGACATAAGGGAGAAGAATTCCTTCACATCCTGCAGGGAAAGGCCGAGGTTGTCGTCAATGGCGCGCGCTTCATTCTCGGCGCTGGTGACAGCATCCATTTCAGGTCGTCGTCCCCTCATTGTTATAGGGGGATTGGAAAAGGTAAAACCATTTCGCTCAAGGTCGTCAGTCCCCCATTTTACTGACATGGTTTCTACATGGTTTCAGCATGCAAAAGGAGAAACAAGGTAACATGAACATTGGAAAAGAACTCAAACGCATCAGGGTTTCGCAGGGGATGACGCTTGAGGAACTGTCGAACAAGTGCGGTTACTCAAAAGCGCTGATCTCGCGCGTCGAAACCGGATCCGTATCGCCCTCTCTCACATCCCTGATGAAGATG
The nucleotide sequence above comes from Candidatus Abyssobacteria bacterium SURF_5. Encoded proteins:
- a CDS encoding XRE family transcriptional regulator, which gives rise to MQKLGDFLKQARLSREMTLEELSEKCGYSKALISRVENNNVSPSITSLAQMAAALELKLYDVFASCDGDEPVIVRKDERRRFSQMDGRQDIEFLTNGAYAKKMQPLLISLNNGLNDNTCTGHKGEEFLHILQGKAEVVVNGARFILGAGDSIHFRSSSPHCYRGIGKGKTISLKVVSPPFY